A stretch of Acropora palmata chromosome 9, jaAcrPala1.3, whole genome shotgun sequence DNA encodes these proteins:
- the LOC141891971 gene encoding uncharacterized protein LOC141891971 isoform X3, whose amino-acid sequence MMQPRYESDENKRNQMERQYMRSMQKKMTEWYKRTKLLALCLAFRKGQFWNATGSTYNPCVIFSIIKMLEVS is encoded by the exons ATGATGCAG CCAAGATATGAATCAGATGAGAATAAGAGAAACCAAATGGAGAGGCAGTATATGCGCTCCATGCAGAAAAAA ATGACAGAATGGTATAAAAGAACTAAACTTTTAGCCCTTTGTCTGGCATTTAGGAAAGGACAGTTCTGGAATGCAACAGGTAGCACATACAATCCCTGTGTGATATTTTCTATTATTAAAATGCTTGAGGTTTCTTAA
- the LOC141891971 gene encoding uncharacterized protein LOC141891971 isoform X1, which translates to MDTNSLHLTFVYVSAILNCVSAIRSGTDQLSTLRITFKAPRVLVALKGFAIVRNTRQAKHGSTTTGQAKHPRYESDENKRNQMERQYMRSMQKKMTEWYKRTKLLALCLAFRKGQFWNATGSTYNPCVIFSIIKMLEVS; encoded by the exons ATGGATACTAATTCTCTGCATCTTACCTTTGTTTACGTgtcggccattttgaattgTGTTTCCGCGATAAGGTCTGGGACCGACCAACTTTCAACTCTGCGTATAACGTTCAAAGCACCGCGTGTCTTAGTTGCGTTAAAAGGGTTTGCAATTGTTCGGAACACAAGGCAAGCAAAACACGGCAGCACAACAACAGGGCAAGCTAAACAT CCAAGATATGAATCAGATGAGAATAAGAGAAACCAAATGGAGAGGCAGTATATGCGCTCCATGCAGAAAAAA ATGACAGAATGGTATAAAAGAACTAAACTTTTAGCCCTTTGTCTGGCATTTAGGAAAGGACAGTTCTGGAATGCAACAGGTAGCACATACAATCCCTGTGTGATATTTTCTATTATTAAAATGCTTGAGGTTTCTTAA
- the LOC141891971 gene encoding uncharacterized protein LOC141891971 isoform X2 yields the protein MDTNSLHLTFVYVSAILNCVSAIRSGTDQLSTLRITFKAPRVLVALKGFAIVRNTRQAKHGSTTTGQAKHPRYESDENKRNQMERQYMRSMQKKMTEWYKRTKLLALCLAFRKGQFWNATEIDFAYG from the exons ATGGATACTAATTCTCTGCATCTTACCTTTGTTTACGTgtcggccattttgaattgTGTTTCCGCGATAAGGTCTGGGACCGACCAACTTTCAACTCTGCGTATAACGTTCAAAGCACCGCGTGTCTTAGTTGCGTTAAAAGGGTTTGCAATTGTTCGGAACACAAGGCAAGCAAAACACGGCAGCACAACAACAGGGCAAGCTAAACAT CCAAGATATGAATCAGATGAGAATAAGAGAAACCAAATGGAGAGGCAGTATATGCGCTCCATGCAGAAAAAA ATGACAGAATGGTATAAAAGAACTAAACTTTTAGCCCTTTGTCTGGCATTTAGGAAAGGACAGTTCTGGAATGCAACAG AAATAGACTTCGCTTATGGGTGA